The window AAAAGCAAAAGGGGTTGAAGTAGTGCCTCTTGCCGAGATCACCCCTCAATCCATTTTAGAATATACCTTTAATGCCGGCTTTATGAGCCTCTTTATTGAGGGTGGCGCCGGCATTTATGATGCCTTTATCAGCGCCGATTGTGTTGATCAATATCTTCTCTTTTATGGGCCTAAACTGATTGGAAACCCAAAAGCTTTAGAGTTGTGGCAATCGAGCAGTATCGAGCAATTAAGCGATGCACCACTTGTAACAATTGAATCAGTTGAACTACTTGAAGAATCATTTTTAACTGTCGCAAGAAGGAGACGTTAGATGTTTACAGGAATTATTGAAGAGCGTGGAAAAATCATCGCAATGAATCATCATCACAATATCTCTAGATTCACCTTCAGTGCAAAAGTGGTTTTAGGGGATGTTAAATTGGGCGATAGCATCGCCGTAAATGGCGTCTGTCTAACGGTGACAGAGTTTGGGGATGATTATTTCAAAGCAGACTTGATGCCGGAGACGCTCAAGCGGACAGGATTTGATCAATATCAGGTGGGAACCCTTGTCAATTTAGAGCGCGCCCTTCGAATGGGCGATCGCTTAGGAGGGCACATGGTGAGCGGCCATATCGATGGTGAGGCAAAGCTCTTAAGAGTGGA of the Ignatzschineria indica genome contains:
- a CDS encoding riboflavin synthase, whose product is MFTGIIEERGKIIAMNHHHNISRFTFSAKVVLGDVKLGDSIAVNGVCLTVTEFGDDYFKADLMPETLKRTGFDQYQVGTLVNLERALRMGDRLGGHMVSGHIDGEAKLLRVDDLGDIRELTFELKDSHEGLIIPKGSIAIDGISLTIISVTDRSFKVGIIPHTFENTNLEKLKLGGRVNIEFDMIGKYIKAQQQERKSLQYEQLSNWGY